From the genome of Oenanthe melanoleuca isolate GR-GAL-2019-014 chromosome 23, OMel1.0, whole genome shotgun sequence:
GACTACCAGCAGCAAGGTGTGTCACTTTCCATGattcagcagctcccagagccctgaCTGATGCTGAGCTCCCACCACGGACCAGCAccaagctgtggctgcaggtttggccctgggctgctgaagggcaggagcagctcctgcagggctgggtgctgccagctgcccacagccagcctggaggaggagagggactCTTGCAGGGGCCAGCACCCCACCCTGGCACACgtgcagcacagggcagtgcccaCCTCTGCCTTCACTGgcccccccaaacccagaaGCCAAAACTTGTTCTTCTGCCTGCTGGCTCCAACAGTCCCAGCATGCAGGGCTGGAGGACCCAAGTCCAAACCAGTGCTTTAGTACACAGAAATGACAAAGTGCCTCCAAACCCAGGGAAGGATGTGGCACACCTCACAAAAGCCTTTCAGGAGGCTGCAGTTAATGTCCCTAACTGCAGCGAGgcaccctgcccagcccaggagtGCAGGGCATCCGTGCGGCCATTGACATGTTACACTCGTACGCATATTGATCCAGCGGTCCATTGTTCACCGAGCCCTTGGCAAAGGTCACTGTCTCTGCTCCCACCTTACCGATGGAGCACAGAGATTCATTTTTAGAAGTGATGAATGCTCCTGGTGCCCACCCTGATTCACTCTGAGACTCAAGCCCCAGATGAAGTCTGGAGCTGGCTGAATTAAGACGTCCCTTGCCCCTCTCCCGACACTGCCAGACGCGTCTGTTTCTGGCTGTCATTGTCTTCTCCCACAAATTCCTCCACCCTTTATCCTGTGCCAACCTCAAACCGGCTCACAGACGTGCCTCTGAGGCAGCATCCCAGACCCACATTTCCCATGATGCCCAAACAACCTCAGCTCCTCATTTCTTGGCTCTCGCTGCTCTATCCTAAGGAGCGTTTAGGAAGGCGCTCGCACCTTTCCAGGGCTCAAGTGCGCCAAAAAAGCTCAATCGCGACTTTTATCGTCCCAAGCGGGTATGGATTCCCACGCAGCCCAGCGGCTGAGCCCCAGTGGCAGAGCCCGAGCGGCCAGCCCCGCAGAGCGGCCGCAGGAGCCGAGGGTCCCCGCCCGCCTCCAGCAGCCGAGACCCGAGGGGCGCCGGGGCGCGCCGCCCCCGCGCGCGGCCGAGCGGCTCGGCATGAATGAACCGCGCTCGCCCAATCGCCGCCCGCTCCGCGCCGctcgccccgccccgcggccgcgccggcCAATCCCGCGCGCGGCGCGCTCCCGCCGGCGGCCAATGGCGAGAGCGGAGCGCGGGGCAGCGCCCCCCGCCGGCGGCGCCCTATGGCGGGGCGGCgcgcgccccccgcgccggcGGGCGGGCCAATGggggcgcgggggcggggcgggcgcgcggcggccccgcgccccggcgCGCGGCTCTAAAgcgcggcgcgggcggcgcggcgcACACGCCATGGCCGCCGCCGCGCAGTACCTGCCGCGCTCCGCCGCGCTCATGCACCCCGACGGCGACCGCCTGCACCAGGGCACCACGTACCGCGAGGTGCAGAAGATGATGCACCACGAGTACCTGCAGGGACTGGCCCCCGCCGCCGGGCACGCCGTCGGGCTGGCGCACCACCAGTGGCTGCCCAGCGCCGGCACGGACTGGGGTAGCGGTGGGGGCGGAGGGGGCGCGCACCTGCCGCCCGCCGAGCACGCCAAGGGCGGCCCGCCGGGGCCCCGCGAAGAGCTGTCCGCCGCCGCCTTCCACCACCGGCCGCACCTGGTGCACCagccggcggcgggcggcgcggcgggcggaTGGGCGCAGGGCGGCGCGCACCACCTGCCGCCCATGTCCCCGCCGTCGGGGCAGCCGCTGCTCTACGCGCAGCCCTACGCGGGCCTCAACGGGATGCTGGGCCCGCCGGCGCCGGCGCTGCACCACGGGCTGCGCGACCCGCTGGGCGCCGAGGAGGCGGGAGGCCACGAGCTGGCGGCGTCGCCGCCGCCGCTGGGGCCGCCCGAGCCGTCGGACGAGGACGCGCCCAGCTCCGACGACCTGGAGCAGTTCGCCAAGCAGTTCAAGCAGCGGCGGATCAAGCTGGGCTTCACGCAGGCCGATGTGGGGCTGGCGCTGGGCACCCTGTACGGGAACGTCTTCTCGCAGACCACCATCTGCCGGTTCGAGGCGCTGCAGCTGAGCTTCAAGAACATGTGCAAGCTGAAGCCGCTGCTCAACAAGTGGCTGGAGGAGACGGACTCCAGCACGGGCAGCCCCACCAACCTGGACAAGATCGCGGCGCAGGGCCGGAAGCGCAAGAAGCGGACGTCCATCGAGGTGGGCGTCAAGGGCGCCCTGGAGAATCACTTCCTCAAGTGCCCCAAGCCCTCGGCGCACGAGATCACCTCCCTGGCGgactccctgcagctggagaaggaggtggTGCGGGTCTGGTTCTGCAACCGGCGGCAGAAGGAGAAGCGGATGACGCCGGCCGGGGTCCCGCATCCCCCCATGGAGGACGTTTACGCACAGGCGGACACTTCGCCGCTGCACCATGCGCTGCCCGGCGCCGTGCAGTGACTGCCCGGCCCCCCGCGGCCCCGACGGCGGGCTCGGGCAGCGGGGGACGcgtttttaatttattctcaGACTGGCCCGGCCGCCCGCTCCGCGCCCCGCGCTCTATTTATTCGCCCGCCGGAGCCGCAGCGGCCGCC
Proteins encoded in this window:
- the POU3F1 gene encoding POU domain, class 3, transcription factor 1, with protein sequence MAAAAQYLPRSAALMHPDGDRLHQGTTYREVQKMMHHEYLQGLAPAAGHAVGLAHHQWLPSAGTDWGSGGGGGGAHLPPAEHAKGGPPGPREELSAAAFHHRPHLVHQPAAGGAAGGWAQGGAHHLPPMSPPSGQPLLYAQPYAGLNGMLGPPAPALHHGLRDPLGAEEAGGHELAASPPPLGPPEPSDEDAPSSDDLEQFAKQFKQRRIKLGFTQADVGLALGTLYGNVFSQTTICRFEALQLSFKNMCKLKPLLNKWLEETDSSTGSPTNLDKIAAQGRKRKKRTSIEVGVKGALENHFLKCPKPSAHEITSLADSLQLEKEVVRVWFCNRRQKEKRMTPAGVPHPPMEDVYAQADTSPLHHALPGAVQ